A single region of the Candidatus Protochlamydia amoebophila UWE25 genome encodes:
- a CDS encoding YbaB/EbfC family nucleoid-associated protein has protein sequence MGTGFSKKKKEARLIQQQMSLVQNELQNLEVVGVAGSGLVTITLTGDGEMKQVKIKPECVDVEDLEGLEMLIRAAHADAHKRLKEQSPPIPGFPGFLA, from the coding sequence ATGGGAACTGGTTTTTCTAAAAAAAAGAAAGAAGCTCGACTAATACAACAGCAAATGAGTTTGGTTCAAAATGAATTACAAAATCTTGAAGTGGTAGGTGTCGCAGGAAGTGGTTTAGTGACAATCACCTTGACTGGCGATGGAGAGATGAAACAAGTTAAAATCAAACCTGAATGTGTCGACGTAGAAGATTTAGAAGGATTAGAGATGTTAATTCGTGCAGCTCATGCCGATGCTCATAAACGATTAAAAGAACAAAGCCCTCCCATTCCCGGATTCCCAGGATTCTTGGCTTAA
- the dnaX gene encoding DNA polymerase III subunit gamma/tau, with amino-acid sequence MSEYQVIARKFRPQTFKEVFGQEAVVTTLKNAIKFKRLAQAYLFCGSRGTGKTTLARIFAKAINCQNSTEDFEPCNQCTSCREITSGSSLDVLEIDGASHRGIEDIRQINETVGYAATSGQYKVYIIDEVHMLTKEAFNALLKTLEEPPPKVKFIFATTEAHKVLPTILSRCQRFNLSRIPLSQIMIKLKLIADQLEIDVEEEALQLLAYKAEGGLRDAESLFDQIVAFSEGKINAATVQSILGLMPREAYFELDLAGKEGNFVKAFEIAYRIFAEGKDLNHFIEGLIDHFRHILLIQLAGITSPLLTISPKEKQFYERAAHLYTQEQCLDLIDYLIESAQQIRFTHSGKIALEAILLHVIRSHFRLPIEVLVQRLGELEQMLGEASLVNSSVFPPLSKSTPQSSLSTEVKNPPLTPPVPLTNNKPSQNLTTSPIEKNLNSSTATSLLSPSTNNCSLFDHFVSEDPTPTQSDLGRSTQKLPNKDSPSLVAKLNGDNPTPVHQYDTLFQFAAIELEGKLQRKA; translated from the coding sequence ATGTCTGAATATCAAGTTATTGCCAGAAAGTTTCGACCACAAACGTTCAAAGAAGTATTTGGACAAGAGGCTGTTGTAACAACTCTTAAAAATGCGATCAAATTTAAAAGACTTGCCCAAGCTTATCTTTTTTGTGGATCTCGAGGGACAGGAAAAACAACATTAGCACGCATTTTTGCAAAAGCGATTAATTGTCAAAATTCTACAGAAGATTTTGAACCTTGTAATCAATGCACTTCTTGCCGGGAAATCACTTCTGGCTCTTCCTTAGATGTGCTAGAAATTGATGGTGCTTCCCATCGAGGAATTGAAGATATTAGACAAATTAATGAAACTGTAGGTTACGCAGCAACCTCTGGTCAATATAAAGTCTATATCATTGATGAAGTACATATGCTAACTAAAGAGGCTTTTAATGCCCTTCTTAAGACGTTGGAAGAACCTCCCCCCAAAGTCAAATTCATCTTTGCAACAACAGAAGCTCACAAGGTCTTACCTACGATTTTATCTCGCTGCCAACGGTTTAACTTAAGTCGTATTCCTCTTTCTCAGATCATGATTAAATTAAAATTGATTGCCGACCAACTTGAAATCGATGTTGAAGAAGAAGCACTGCAATTACTTGCATACAAAGCAGAAGGTGGATTGAGAGATGCCGAATCTTTATTTGATCAAATTGTGGCCTTTTCTGAAGGAAAAATTAATGCAGCAACTGTCCAGTCCATTTTAGGGCTAATGCCTCGAGAAGCTTATTTTGAATTAGATTTAGCGGGTAAGGAAGGCAATTTCGTAAAGGCTTTTGAAATTGCTTATCGTATTTTTGCTGAAGGAAAAGATTTAAATCACTTTATTGAAGGTTTAATTGATCACTTCCGTCATATTTTGTTGATTCAATTAGCAGGCATAACTTCTCCACTCCTAACTATTTCTCCTAAAGAAAAACAATTTTATGAGAGAGCGGCTCATCTTTATACCCAAGAACAATGTTTAGATTTAATCGATTATTTAATTGAATCTGCCCAACAAATTCGTTTCACTCATTCAGGAAAAATTGCATTAGAAGCTATTTTACTTCATGTCATACGTAGTCATTTTCGACTACCGATCGAAGTATTAGTTCAACGTCTAGGAGAGCTGGAGCAAATGTTAGGAGAAGCCTCTCTTGTAAATTCTTCAGTCTTTCCTCCCTTATCGAAATCAACTCCTCAATCTTCGCTTTCTACGGAAGTAAAAAATCCGCCTTTAACACCTCCTGTACCACTGACAAACAACAAACCCTCGCAAAATCTGACGACCTCTCCTATTGAAAAGAATTTGAATTCTTCAACTGCTACCTCGTTACTTTCCCCTTCAACAAATAATTGTTCTTTATTTGATCACTTTGTCAGCGAAGATCCAACACCTACACAGTCCGATTTAGGGCGATCTACTCAAAAACTTCCCAACAAAGATTCCCCTTCTCTAGTCGCTAAATTAAATGGAGATAATCCAACTCCTGTTCACCAATATGACACTCTTTTTCAATTTGCAGCCATTGAGCTAGAAGGAAAATTACAAAGAAAAGCTTAA